The genomic DNA CGGACCCCTCGTCCCCCCGAGGCGCCCCCTCCCCAGCAGCCCCATCCGGCTGGGGAAGTGACGGAGCCCGGCACCTCCTCCGGGCTCGGGAAGGTGGCGCTCGTGGCGGTGCCCCTGCTGCTCATCGCCGCCGGTGGCGCGTTCGTCGTGCTGCGGCCCGCGACCCCCGTCGAGGCTCCGCCTCCCACCGCCGAGGTGAAGAAGCCCTCGGCCCCCGCCGTGGACAGCATGATCCTCGTCCAGCTCCGCTCGACCCCCGCTGGCGCCGCCGTCTTCGTCGGGGACGTGCAGATCGGCACCACCCCGCTGGATCGCCAGCTGCGCCGCGACGAGGTCCATGAGCTCACCTTCCGTCTGGCCGAGCACCAGGACGCCAGGCGCAAGCTGGACTTCAATGGTGTGATGTCGGACTCGCAGGAAGTCAGCGTGTCGCTGGAGCCCGTAAAGACCGCTCCCGCCGAGCCCCGGCCCTCACGCTCCGTGAAGCCGGCCAAGGAGAAGGACAGGGACGACTCGGTCCCCATCTTCGAGTAGCTGGTGTCCTCCCAACAGGCATCGCGGCCCGGCCACGTTCAGGTTAAACATGCGCCGCACGCTGGCGCGACCTCGCGCCGGCCCCTGTTTCGAGGACCGCACATCATGGCTGAAGTCACCCTGGATCTGCGTGGCATGCCCAAGGCCGAGGCCTATGCCGAGCTCACCAAGCACGTCGAAGCCGTGCTGGAGGGCATCAACGACGACGTGGCCGCCATGGCCACCATGAGCTGCCTCCTCCACCACGCCTTCGGCCACCTGTGGACCGGTTTCTACCGCGTCGTCGAGCCCGGCAAGCTCCTGCGTGTCGGCCCCTACCAGGGCACCCTCGGATGCCTGGAGATCCGCTTCGGCAAGGGTGTCTGCGGCACCTCCGCCTCCAAGGGCGAGACCGTCGTCGTCGAGGACGTCCACGCGTTTCCCGGTCACATTACCTGTGACGGTCGATCGGCCTCGGAGATCGTCGTTCCTGTGTTCGGGCCCAATCGTGAGTTGATTGCCGTGCTCGACATCGACTCCGAGCACAAGGCCACCTTCGACGACGTGGACCGCCGCGCCCTGGAACAGTTGATGGCCTGGTTCTCGCGGCGGCGGTAGTGGACTCACTGTGAGGGGGCCGAGGGTGGAAACCCGGTTGGGTTCTAGACCCTCACCCCGTCCCTCTCCCAGAGGGAGAGGGGTTGTTGTTACCGCTTGGACATCCGGGACAGGATCTCCTGCTCCAGGCGCTGCACCACCTCGGACAGGGGCAGGACGCTCGAGTCCAGCCGGATCGCGTCCTCCGCCGGCTTCAGCGGCGCCACCGCTCGCGATGCATCGTCCTGGTCTCGCTTGATCTGATCCGCCAGCACGTCTTCCAGCGAGCGCTCCACTCCCTTCTGGAACAGTTCCTCGTAGCGGCGCCTCGCCCGGATCTCCGGGTTCGCCTCCAGGAAGAACTTCGCGTCCGCGTCCGGGAACACCACCGTCCCGATGTCGCGGCCCTCCAGGATCGCCCCCTTCGCCGTCTCCAGCGCCAGCCGCCGCTGCAGTGACAGCAGCCCCGCTCGCACCACCGGCCGGCTCGACACCTGCGACGCCGCCATCGAGTTCTCCGGCGTCCGGATCTCCACCGACACGTCCTCGCCGTCCAGGAACACGTGGTTGTCCTCCCCCACCACCTGGAAGGACACGTGCACCCGGCCCAGCAGCTCGCCCAGCTTCGCGTCGTCGTCGAACGCGAGCCCTTCCCGCCGCGCCTTCAGCGCCACGCAGCGGTAGATGGCGCCCGTGTCCACCAGCGCGAATTCCAGCCGCCTCGCCAGCACCTTCGACACCGTCGACTTGCCCGCACCCGCCGGTCCGTCGATCGCCACGATGAAGGGACGCACACTCATGAGGCGAGCACCTCCCGCAGCGCCGCCACGCAGCGCGCGTTCTCCTCGCGCGTCCCCACCGAGATGCGCAGGGACGTGGGATAGCCATTGCCCGCCACCGGCCGCACGATGACGCCCTTGCGCAGCAGGCTCTCGTAGAGCGCCACCGCCGGCCGCCCGAAGTCCGCCAGCACGAAGTTCGCCCGGCTCTTCGTCAGGCGAGCCCCCAGCTTCGGCAGCTCCGTCTCGTAGAAACTCAGCCCCTCGCCGTTGAGCTCGCGCGTGCGCCGCACGTGCTCCACGTCGTCCAGCGCCGCCAGCCCCGCCATCTGCGCCGGAATCGTCAGGTTGAACGGCATCCGCGTGCGCTGCAGGTACCCCGCCAGCTTCGCGTCCATCACCCCGTACCCCAGCCGGATGCCCGCCAACCCGTAGATCTTGCTGAACGTGCGCAACGCCACCACGTTCGGGTGCTCGCGGAAGTACTCCACCGCGCTGAAGTACTCCGGCCAGTCCACGAACTCGAAGTAGGCCTCGTCGTGGACCACCAGCACGTGCTCCGGCACCTTCGCCAGGAACGCCTCCCACTCCGCGCGGCCGAACGTCGTGCCCGTGGGGTTGTCCGGGTTGGCCACGAAGATCAGCCGCGTGCGCGGGTTGATCGCCCTCGCCATGGCCTCCAGATCGTACCGGCGCCCCTCGCGCATGGGCACCTCGGCGAAGGGCCGCCCGTGCGCCTGCGTGGAGATGCGGTAGGCCGGGAACGAGCCCCCGCTCAGCAGCACCTCCTCGTCGGGCGTGGTGAAGGTGCGGATGAGCAGCTCGATCAGCTCGTTCGAGCCGCTGCCCAGCACCACCTCCTCCGGCTTCACGCCCAGGTGCGTGGCCAGCCGCCGCACGAGCGTGTGGCTGCTCGCGTCCGGATAGAGGTGCACCTTGCGCGCGGCCTCCTGCATGGCCTCGATGGCCCTGGGCGAGGGCCCCAACGGGTTCTCGTTGGAGGCCAGCTTGATGACACCCTTGAGACCGTACTCCCGCTCCGTCTCTTCGATGGGTTTGCCCGGAACGTAGGGCTTGAGCGTCTCGATGTACGGAGGGACGAGCGGTCTCATGTCAGGTGTGTCCTCGTGAACAGAACGGCTAGCGCCCGGAGAACACGCCGAGCGCGCGGAACTTCTGGTAGCGGTCCTGGACCAGCTCGTCCCCCGTCAGCTCGGTCAGCTCGCCCAGGTGCTTGCGCAGCGCCTTGCCCAGGTTCTCCGCGGCCCTGGAGTAGTCACGGTGCGCGCCGCCGGCCGGCTCGGGGATGACCTCGTCGATGACGTTCATCTCCTTGAGGTCCTTCGCCGTCAGCTTCAGCGCGTCCGCCGCCTTCTCCGCCTTGGAGGCGTCGCGGTAGAGGATGGACGAGCACGCCTCGGGGGAGATCACCGAGTAGATGCTGTTCTCCAGCATCAGCACGCGGTTGCCCACGCCGATGGCCAGCGCGCCGCCAGAGCCTCCCTCGCCGATGACCGTGGAGACGATCGGCACCTTCAGCCGGCTCATCACCTCCAGGTTGTACGCGATGGCCTCGGCCTGCCCGCGCTCCTCCGCCCCGATGCCCGGGTACGCTCCCGGCGTGTCCACGAAGGTCAGGATGGGCTTCTCGAAGCGCTCGGCCAGCTCCATCAGCCGCAGCGCCTTGCGGTAGCCCTCCGGGCGCGGCATGCCGAAGTTGCGCGCCATGTTCTCCTTCGTGTTCCGCCCCTTCTGGTGGCCGATCAACATCACCGTCCTGCCATCGAAGCGCGCGAAGCCACCCACGATCGACGGGTCTTCCCCGAACAGGCGGTCTCCCGCCATCTCGAAGAAGTCCGAGAACAGGTGCTGCACGTAGTCCAGGAAATACGGCCGGGAGCTGTGGCGCGACAGCTGCACCACCTGCCAGCGCGAGAGATCACTGAAGATCTCCGTCTGCAGTTTCTTGGCCTTCTTCTCCAGCTTGGAGATTTCCGAGGTGAAATCCACCGAGCCGCTCGCCGAGAGGGCCTTGAGCTCGTCAATCTTCTTCTCCAGCTCGATGAGCGGGCGCTCGAAATCGAGTGGATAGTTGATGCCGTTCGCCATGGCGCCGGACCCCTATCACCTGCCCCCGGGGCTTTACAACGCGCAACCCGTTACGCGGTGCGTAGAATCCCCTCTCCCTTACATCCGTCGGAGACCCATGCACCGCCTGCTGCTCCTGCTCGCCCTCGCCCTGGCCACCCCCTCCTCCGCCCAGTCGGCCCGCTCCCTCAACACCGAGGGTTTCCGCCTCTACCAGGCCGGCAAGTACCCCGAAGCCCTCGAGAAGTTCCAGGCCGCCGCCCAGGCCGACCCCAAGCTCGCCCTCGCCCACTACAACGTGGCCGCCACCCTCGGCGTGCTCCGCAAGCAGGGGCAGGTCTGCCAGTACGAGGCCTACCGGGACACCATCCTCGAGCGCCTCAACACCGCCGTCCGGTTGGATCCCCGCCGCC from Archangium lipolyticum includes the following:
- a CDS encoding acetyl-CoA carboxylase carboxyltransferase subunit alpha encodes the protein MANGINYPLDFERPLIELEKKIDELKALSASGSVDFTSEISKLEKKAKKLQTEIFSDLSRWQVVQLSRHSSRPYFLDYVQHLFSDFFEMAGDRLFGEDPSIVGGFARFDGRTVMLIGHQKGRNTKENMARNFGMPRPEGYRKALRLMELAERFEKPILTFVDTPGAYPGIGAEERGQAEAIAYNLEVMSRLKVPIVSTVIGEGGSGGALAIGVGNRVLMLENSIYSVISPEACSSILYRDASKAEKAADALKLTAKDLKEMNVIDEVIPEPAGGAHRDYSRAAENLGKALRKHLGELTELTGDELVQDRYQKFRALGVFSGR
- the cmk gene encoding (d)CMP kinase, with the translated sequence MSVRPFIVAIDGPAGAGKSTVSKVLARRLEFALVDTGAIYRCVALKARREGLAFDDDAKLGELLGRVHVSFQVVGEDNHVFLDGEDVSVEIRTPENSMAASQVSSRPVVRAGLLSLQRRLALETAKGAILEGRDIGTVVFPDADAKFFLEANPEIRARRRYEELFQKGVERSLEDVLADQIKRDQDDASRAVAPLKPAEDAIRLDSSVLPLSEVVQRLEQEILSRMSKR
- a CDS encoding GAF domain-containing protein; this translates as MAEVTLDLRGMPKAEAYAELTKHVEAVLEGINDDVAAMATMSCLLHHAFGHLWTGFYRVVEPGKLLRVGPYQGTLGCLEIRFGKGVCGTSASKGETVVVEDVHAFPGHITCDGRSASEIVVPVFGPNRELIAVLDIDSEHKATFDDVDRRALEQLMAWFSRRR
- the hisC gene encoding histidinol-phosphate transaminase, whose protein sequence is MRPLVPPYIETLKPYVPGKPIEETEREYGLKGVIKLASNENPLGPSPRAIEAMQEAARKVHLYPDASSHTLVRRLATHLGVKPEEVVLGSGSNELIELLIRTFTTPDEEVLLSGGSFPAYRISTQAHGRPFAEVPMREGRRYDLEAMARAINPRTRLIFVANPDNPTGTTFGRAEWEAFLAKVPEHVLVVHDEAYFEFVDWPEYFSAVEYFREHPNVVALRTFSKIYGLAGIRLGYGVMDAKLAGYLQRTRMPFNLTIPAQMAGLAALDDVEHVRRTRELNGEGLSFYETELPKLGARLTKSRANFVLADFGRPAVALYESLLRKGVIVRPVAGNGYPTSLRISVGTREENARCVAALREVLAS